DNA sequence from the Burkholderia pyrrocinia genome:
CGAATTACGCAGGTCGAGGCCGACCACGCGCGCGTCGTAAGGCAGGCGGCTCACGAGCATGCCGTTGAGCTCGGCGATTGCCGCGCTGCCGTGCTTGCCGACCGCGAGGCCGTCGAGCAGCGCGCGGAAGTAGTCGATGCTGAGCGTGCCGACGACGACGCCGCCGAACGTGCCGTCGGACAGCGTGATCCGGCGGCTGAGCGCGATCGTCAGCGCGCCGCCGCGCAGCCGGGACGCGTAGGGGCGGCTGATATAGAGGCCCTGCGCGAGCCCGTTGCGGTGCACGGTGAAATAGTCGCGGTCCGCATAGTTGCCTTGCCGCGCGGGCGACACGCTCGAATCGATCACGATATTGCCGTGCGCATCCATCACGAAAAGCGACCCGAGATACGCACCGGTGGCGGCGCGGTCGAACAGCAGCCGGTGGCGCTGGCGCGGCGGCAATGTCATCAGTTCCGGATCGGCTACGCCGTCGACGACGTTTTGCAGCGACAAATCGTAGAGTTCGATATTGCGCGCGATATCGCGTTCGATCAGCAGCATCAGGTTGCGCGCATTTTCGACCGCGTGCTCATACGCGTCGCGTCGCGCCTCGATTAAAAGCGACGTCGAAAGTCCCCAACTGAACATCAGCAGGACGATGCCCGCGACGAGTACGCCGCGGGGCGACAGAATGCGTGCCACGATCGACGCGGTATGGCGGCGCAGCGTGGCGGGCAGCGGGAGTGACTTCATCCTCGGGGGCGACGGGCGGCGGATACTCGCGTTGCGACGGTTCCGCGCGCTGATTATTTCGAATTAACCCGCATTATCTCGCGAATTCCTGCAATTCGTGTGCGCATGCAAAACATGCATGCGGAAACAGCAATTCGAAACGATTACGCATCATTACCGCATAGCGCGCGGGTGATTTGATTTGAATCAATTATCAGTATCGGTCGTTTTGTCTGATTAATGGTGCGATGACCGGTCGATTTTTCGTATCGGCGCGGTATTTGGCGGATCGAGACAGGATTACCCGTTTACCGGTCGGAATGAAAAGCCGAATAACCCCGGGATACCCATGGTTTTGGCGCCGGCAGGCGGCTGCGGTTGCGCCGGTGCGGCCAACTCCTTGATTCTGCGAAATCTCTGCGGCCGCGGCGGGCGTGTGCGCCTGAGCTCCCCCCATGGCGAATCAGGTAGAATCCGCGCTTCGCCGCAGGCGCCCGCCGCGCAACGCGTATCGGGGCCGCATCGAATGCATCGCAGGACGCGTACCGCGCTCCGATTCCGCATGCGCCGGCTACGGATGCCGGCCCGCTCAACGTTCGTCTCGTTTATGTCCGCAATTCCGAAATCCGACCAACCCGGTTCGTCCGCGAACCCACCCAAGCTTCATCGCGCGCTGAAGGCGCGCCACCTGACGATGATCGCCATCGGCGGCTCGATCGGCACGGGCCTGTTCGTCGCGTCCGGCGCATCGATCTCGCAGGCCGGCCCCGGCGGCGCGATGCTCGCGTACATGCTGATCGGCCTGATGGTGTACTTCCTGATGACGAGCCTCGGCGAGATGGCCGCGTTCATGCCCGTGTCGGGTTCGTTCGCGACCTACGGCGCGAAATACGTGGACGAAGGCTTCGGCTTCGCGCTCGGCTGGAACTACTGGTACAACTGGGCCGTGACGATCGCGGTGGAGCTCGTCGCCGCGCAGCTCGTGATGCACTACTGGTTTCCGGACGTGCCGGGCGTATGGTGGAGCGCGGCCTTCCTCGCCGTGATGTTCCTGCTCAACGCGCTCACCGTGCGCGGGTTCGGTGAGGCCGAATACTGGTTCGCGCTGATCAAGGTCGTCACCGTGGTCGCGTTCATCGGCGTCGGCCTGCTGATGATCTTCGGCATTCTGAAAGGCGCGCCGAGCAACGGCTGGGGCAACCTGACGATTGGCGACGCGCCGTTCGCGGGCGGCCTGCCGGCGCTGATGGGCGTCGCGATGATCGCGGGCTTCTCGTTCCAGGGCACCGAGCTGATCGGCGTCGCGGCCGGCGAATCGGAGCACCCGCGCACGACGATCCCGCGCGCGGTGCGCCAGGTGTTCTGGCGGATCCTGCTGTTCTACGTGTTCGCGATCTTCGTGATCGGCGTGCTGATCCCGTACACCGACCCGAACCTGCTGAAGACGGACGTGACCGACATCGGCGTGAG
Encoded proteins:
- a CDS encoding amino acid permease, with protein sequence MSAIPKSDQPGSSANPPKLHRALKARHLTMIAIGGSIGTGLFVASGASISQAGPGGAMLAYMLIGLMVYFLMTSLGEMAAFMPVSGSFATYGAKYVDEGFGFALGWNYWYNWAVTIAVELVAAQLVMHYWFPDVPGVWWSAAFLAVMFLLNALTVRGFGEAEYWFALIKVVTVVAFIGVGLLMIFGILKGAPSNGWGNLTIGDAPFAGGLPALMGVAMIAGFSFQGTELIGVAAGESEHPRTTIPRAVRQVFWRILLFYVFAIFVIGVLIPYTDPNLLKTDVTDIGVSPFTLVFRHAGLAFAAGVMNAVILTAVLSAGNSGMYASTRMLYNLATEGRAPKLFAKLSPGGVPRNALYATTAVGALCFFTSLYGDKTVYLWLLNTSGMTGFIAWLGIAVSHYRFRKGYVKQGYSLDQLPYQSKWFPFGPLFAFVLCLVIALGQDYQAFLANKIDWAGVTATYIGIPLFVVVWLGFRLLNKSRFVRYEDMEIAPWIAASRGAQPQPVANRETAG